Proteins from one Vicugna pacos chromosome 25, VicPac4, whole genome shotgun sequence genomic window:
- the TMEM74 gene encoding transmembrane protein 74, whose amino-acid sequence MELHYLAKKSSQAALCDAVDWSAGGPPSDEADAAVTKAALCCQKHCTSIQKALEMERSNLSPSPASPSSSLQDNVIQTDSLPQGHLNSGNNQITSERKICNCCSQELETSFTYVDENVNLDQRNRSSPSAKGSNHLGDLGWGNSNEWSHEAAISLISEDEDDTSSEATSSGKSVDYGFISAILFLVTGILLVIISYIVPRDVTVDPNTVAAREMERLEKESARLGAHLDRCVIAGLCLLTLGGVVLSCLLMMSMWKGELYRRDRFASSKESAKLYGSFSFRMKTSSNENTLELSLVEEDALAVQS is encoded by the coding sequence ATGGAGCTCCACTACCTTGCTAAGAAGAGCAGCCAGGCAGCCCTGTGTGATGCTGTGGACTGGAGTGCAGGAGGACCTCCCAGTGACGAGGCAGATGCAGCAGTCACCAAAGCTGCTCTCTGCTGCCAGAAACACTGTACGTCAATACAAAAAGCCCTAGAGATGGAAAGGTCTAACCTTAGCCCTTCTCCAgcatccccttcctcctctctgcaAGACAATGTTATTCAGACAGATTCCTTGCCACAGGGCCATCTCAACTCAGGGAACAACCAAATAACATCAGAACGGAAAATCTGCAACTGCTGTAGCCAGGAATTAGAAACCTCTTTTACCTACGTGGATGAGAATGTCAACCTGGATCAAAGGAACCGGAGCTCCCCTTCAGCAAAAGGGAGTAATCACCTGGGAGACCTTGGCTGGGGAAATTCAAATGAGTGGTCCCATGAGGCTGCCATATCCTTGATATCTGAAGATGAAGATGATACAAGTTCAGAAGCTACATCTTCAGGGAAGTCAGTAGACTATGGTTTCATCAGTGCCATCTTGTTCTTGGTCACTGGCATCTTGCTGGTGATCATCTCTTACATTGTACCCCGGGATGTGACTGTGGATCCCAACACCGTGGCAGCCCGGGAGATGGAACGCCTGGAGAAGGAGAGTGCGAGGCTGGGGGCTCACCTGGACCGCTGTGTGATTGCTGGACTCTGTCTGCTTACGCTTGGGGGGGTCGTTCTGTCCTGTTTGCTAATGATGTCCATGTGGAAGGGAGAGCTCTATCGTCGTGACAGGTTTGCCTCTTCCAAAGAGTCTGCGAAACTCTATGGTTCCTTCAGCTTCAGGATGAAAACTAGCAGTAATGAAAACACCCTGGAACTGTCCTTGGTAGAGGAAGATGCTCTCGCTGTACAGAGTTAA